A window from Streptomyces subrutilus encodes these proteins:
- a CDS encoding thiamine pyrophosphate-binding protein, whose amino-acid sequence MTHDHDLVLRPTEAQTAAALAPPPGRTGGDLVVETLRSLGATTVFGLPGQHALAVFDAVGRSDLRLVGLRTENNAGFAADAYGRITGEAVPLLLSTGPGALMALPALQEAAAASAPVLAISSQVPVAGLGGGRRGHLHELRDQAASFREVVKSVHTARTPSQIPSVIAEAWESALTTPHGPVWVEIPEDVLRAETLIPQVTGTDATPHELAPRPELTALAAHWLGRAERPVIVAGGGVIRADAAGKLRQLAERLNAPVVTTFGGKGAFPWTHPLSLRSWLEDRHTTDFLEDADVLLVVGSGLGELSSNYHTFFPTGRVVQIEADLGKLESNHPGLGIHADARLALQALLETVPERPDPTAAERVRLLLADVEARLAAQDVALERGLLASIRTALPARSPSFWDMTVLSYWAWSDFDPKHPNTMHSAQGAGGLGYAFPAALGACVAEPGTPVLAVSGDGGAMYSLAELATARQHDLDVTWLIVDDGGYGILRAYMTDAYGTPVGTELTRPDFVALAASFGVPATLTTPEGLSADLRKALAAPGPSVVVLPATLRMFAPTHL is encoded by the coding sequence GTGACGCACGACCACGACCTGGTACTCCGTCCCACCGAGGCCCAGACGGCCGCCGCACTGGCACCGCCGCCGGGGCGCACCGGCGGGGACCTGGTCGTGGAAACGCTGCGCTCGCTCGGCGCGACCACCGTCTTCGGACTGCCCGGCCAGCACGCGCTGGCCGTCTTCGACGCGGTGGGCCGCTCCGACCTGCGGCTCGTCGGACTGCGGACCGAGAACAACGCCGGCTTCGCGGCGGACGCGTACGGCCGGATCACCGGCGAGGCCGTCCCGCTGCTGCTCTCCACCGGACCGGGCGCCCTGATGGCGCTCCCGGCCCTCCAGGAGGCGGCCGCGGCCTCCGCGCCCGTCCTGGCGATCTCCTCGCAGGTGCCGGTGGCGGGCCTCGGCGGCGGTCGCCGCGGCCACCTGCACGAACTGCGCGACCAGGCCGCGTCCTTCCGGGAAGTGGTGAAGTCGGTCCACACCGCCCGCACCCCCTCCCAGATCCCCTCGGTGATCGCCGAGGCCTGGGAGTCGGCCCTGACCACCCCGCACGGGCCGGTCTGGGTGGAGATCCCCGAGGACGTCCTGCGCGCGGAGACCCTCATCCCGCAGGTGACCGGGACGGACGCCACCCCGCACGAACTGGCCCCCCGGCCCGAACTCACCGCGCTCGCCGCCCACTGGCTGGGCCGGGCCGAACGCCCGGTGATCGTCGCGGGCGGCGGGGTCATCCGCGCGGACGCGGCGGGCAAGCTGCGGCAGCTCGCCGAACGGCTGAACGCGCCCGTGGTCACCACCTTCGGCGGGAAGGGCGCGTTCCCCTGGACCCACCCGCTCTCCCTGCGGTCCTGGCTGGAGGACCGCCACACGACCGACTTCCTGGAGGACGCGGACGTCCTGCTGGTCGTCGGCTCCGGCCTCGGGGAACTCTCCTCGAACTACCACACCTTCTTCCCCACGGGCCGCGTCGTTCAGATCGAGGCGGACCTCGGCAAGCTGGAGTCCAACCACCCGGGCCTCGGCATCCACGCCGACGCCCGGCTGGCCCTCCAGGCCCTGCTGGAGACGGTGCCCGAGCGCCCGGACCCGACCGCCGCCGAGCGCGTCCGGCTGCTGCTCGCCGACGTCGAGGCCCGCCTGGCCGCCCAGGACGTCGCACTGGAACGCGGCCTGCTGGCGTCGATCCGTACCGCCCTGCCCGCGCGCTCCCCGTCCTTCTGGGACATGACGGTCCTGTCCTACTGGGCCTGGTCCGACTTCGACCCGAAGCACCCCAACACCATGCACTCGGCCCAGGGCGCGGGCGGCCTCGGCTACGCCTTCCCGGCGGCCCTCGGCGCCTGCGTCGCCGAACCGGGCACCCCCGTGCTGGCCGTCTCCGGCGACGGCGGCGCGATGTACTCCCTCGCCGAACTGGCCACCGCCCGTCAGCACGACCTCGACGTCACCTGGCTGATCGTGGACGACGGCGGCTACGGCATCCTCCGCGCGTACATGACCGACGCCTACGGCACCCCGGTCGGCACCGAGCTCACCCGCCCCGACTTCGTCGCCCTCGCGGCCTCCTTCGGCGTACCCGCCACCCTGACGACCCCGGAGGGCCTGTCGGCGGACCTGAGGAAGGCCCTGGCCGCCCCGGGCCCCTCCGTGGTGGTCCTCCCGGCCACCCTCCGGATGTTCGCCCCGACGCACCTCTAG
- a CDS encoding DUF6571 family protein, protein MPSYAEIMSTDLSALTTAAEGWKSMAGQFKTMEDVYKDEVQSVSAGNGWLGSSANTAATNSSMTRSEFASAQKEALAMESLLRDAHARFTDLKGRVKSAVADAETAGMKVSDAGIASYDFSKADPASAKAIRHDPDLPEVERSWTRRIGDAVKAVTEFDADVKTALLNASGADGTAMFGFNAKPVGDVEAVEALALTHRIRDGKASPEELDHYNDLLKQNSGDEHFGQAYLNALGAKDTLLLADQMHLASNERGASAADKKLYESISTGLAGTIASGTRDPDGYAYKPFVSGLKEHGGELVADGLRPTYGYQALVTLMGHGDGYGKQFLNDLGDGMIEAEKSKPHMYDHAYDSQRPDLVSDPLDGLLGIMAEDPDAATYFLDPEAPGNKNEHLKYMLTDRDMPDPWISTGVGQPIEMHGDKTPGLGAALQAAATGHTDGEKLGPPGPHTEGQARVMHHAIRYLDDEMGGDEFPKDLEGLRQPMAKALVDYVGDTHLILGGQESDLGGVGGSPSIHGSGDQAHLAVGQGSLVRVMRGIADDGPSFALLYEAERAYSADQLATAAPYKGDSMHGVSADWDNRAHDIGAATGALNGIGGDVYKDKGDDQVKWAESTSEHTAAVANGLIGEIPVVGTVGGSLIDSVKYEWVEGVKDEAEEQGKKDSSGNYGKGMDGTNKLFDAWGAERQVQSDPAFVHAKDTAGTAYTTGRDAARAHLG, encoded by the coding sequence ATGCCGAGCTACGCCGAGATCATGAGCACGGACCTCTCCGCGCTCACCACCGCCGCCGAGGGCTGGAAGTCCATGGCGGGGCAGTTCAAGACGATGGAGGACGTCTACAAGGACGAGGTCCAGAGCGTCTCCGCCGGCAACGGCTGGCTGGGCTCCAGTGCGAACACCGCCGCCACCAACTCCTCCATGACCCGCAGCGAGTTCGCCTCGGCGCAGAAGGAAGCCCTGGCCATGGAGTCGCTGCTGCGCGACGCCCATGCCCGGTTCACCGACCTCAAGGGCCGGGTGAAGTCCGCCGTGGCGGACGCCGAGACCGCCGGAATGAAGGTTTCCGACGCCGGCATCGCGAGCTACGACTTCTCCAAGGCCGACCCCGCCAGCGCGAAGGCGATCCGCCACGACCCGGACCTTCCGGAGGTCGAACGCTCCTGGACGCGCCGCATCGGCGACGCCGTCAAGGCGGTCACGGAGTTCGACGCCGACGTCAAGACCGCCCTGCTGAACGCGTCGGGCGCCGACGGCACCGCGATGTTCGGCTTCAACGCGAAGCCGGTGGGCGACGTCGAGGCGGTCGAGGCCCTCGCCCTCACCCACCGGATCCGCGACGGCAAGGCCTCCCCGGAGGAGCTGGACCACTACAACGACCTGCTGAAGCAGAACTCCGGCGACGAGCACTTCGGCCAGGCCTACCTGAACGCGCTGGGCGCCAAGGACACCCTGCTGCTCGCGGACCAGATGCACCTGGCGTCGAACGAGCGCGGAGCGTCGGCGGCGGACAAGAAGCTCTACGAATCGATCAGCACCGGCCTCGCCGGGACGATCGCCTCGGGCACCCGGGACCCGGACGGCTACGCGTACAAGCCCTTCGTCAGCGGGCTGAAGGAACACGGCGGGGAACTGGTCGCGGACGGCCTGCGGCCCACCTACGGCTACCAGGCGCTGGTCACCCTCATGGGACACGGCGACGGCTACGGCAAGCAGTTCCTGAACGACCTCGGCGACGGCATGATCGAGGCCGAGAAGTCCAAGCCGCACATGTACGACCACGCCTACGACTCCCAGCGCCCCGACCTGGTCTCCGACCCGCTGGACGGCCTGCTGGGCATCATGGCCGAGGACCCGGACGCGGCGACGTACTTCCTCGACCCCGAGGCGCCCGGCAACAAGAACGAGCACCTGAAGTACATGCTCACCGACCGGGACATGCCGGACCCCTGGATCTCCACCGGCGTCGGCCAGCCGATCGAGATGCACGGCGACAAGACGCCCGGCCTCGGCGCCGCCCTCCAGGCGGCCGCGACGGGCCACACGGACGGCGAGAAACTCGGCCCCCCCGGCCCCCACACCGAGGGCCAGGCCCGCGTGATGCACCACGCCATCCGCTACCTGGACGACGAAATGGGCGGCGACGAGTTCCCGAAGGACCTGGAGGGCCTGCGCCAGCCGATGGCGAAGGCACTGGTGGACTACGTGGGGGACACCCACCTCATCCTGGGCGGCCAGGAATCCGACCTCGGCGGCGTCGGCGGCAGCCCGTCCATCCACGGCTCGGGCGACCAAGCCCACCTTGCGGTGGGCCAGGGCAGCCTGGTCCGCGTCATGCGCGGCATCGCGGACGACGGCCCGTCCTTCGCGCTGCTGTACGAGGCGGAGCGCGCGTACTCGGCGGACCAGCTCGCGACGGCCGCCCCGTACAAGGGTGACTCCATGCACGGCGTGAGCGCGGACTGGGACAACCGTGCCCACGACATCGGTGCGGCCACCGGTGCCCTCAACGGCATCGGGGGGGACGTCTACAAGGACAAGGGAGACGATCAGGTGAAGTGGGCCGAGAGCACCTCTGAGCACACGGCTGCCGTCGCGAACGGACTCATCGGCGAGATCCCCGTCGTGGGCACGGTCGGAGGCTCGCTGATCGACTCGGTCAAGTACGAGTGGGTCGAGGGCGTCAAGGACGAGGCCGAGGAGCAGGGGAAGAAGGACTCCAGTGGCAACTACGGCAAGGGCATGGACGGAACCAACAAGCTGTTCGACGCGTGGGGTGCGGAGCGGCAGGTTC